TTTCAAATCAACCTCATTGGACGGCGCTGCCCGTGAATAGTAGCCTGATTTTTGTGTGAGTACTTTCTCGGCGCCAAGCATATTGGCAAATTGCTTTCCAAACCAAGCACCAGGATTAACAACATCCAATTTGACATGTCCAAATGCGTCGCGTGGCACTTCTTCACCTGCGGCTTCCATTTCTTTGACAATCGTTTCTGTACCGGCCCCCTCAGAAATGAAGATGTTGACGTTGCCCACGTCGTCCATGACCTGTTTCAAGCGCGCAGCCTCGGCGGCAATGTCTATTTCCATCTCCGGTACGAAGACAGCATGCACTGATCGGCGTTCTTTGCTTAAGCCAATTTGGGGCAAAAAGTTTAGTTTCTTTAGGTCGTCTTGATAAACCTTTGCAGCATATGCCGTCAGCCAGCCACAATGGCGGCCCATCACTTCGTGTATGATCAACATGCGTGGGTTCGCGCCATGTTCGGCCACCACATTTGTGAAATATCGTGCCCCTTCTTCGGCGGCGGTCCACGCCCCTAAACTTTGTTTGATGGGAATGACGTCATTATCGATGGTTTTTGGCAGCCCAACCACATGAAGGGCATAATCATTTTTTGCCAAATAATCAGCAAGACTGGCAGCGGCCATGTTCGTGTCGTCGCCGCCTATTGTGTGTAGTACCTCAACGCCGTCTTTGACGAGTTGCTTGGCCGCGACTTCCAGTGGGTTCTCTCCTGCTTTGACCAGTCCTCGTTCCTCACAGTCTTTAACATTGGTGAGTTTTACCCGACTGTTCCCTATGGGGCTTCCGCCATGTTCGAAAAGGACTTTAGCATTTGCCCGAATCTCGGCAGATACCGCAACGCTGTCTCCCAAGAGCAAGCCTTTATAGCCATCGAAATAGCAGATTATTTCCGTTTGTGGAGAAACCTCGGTGTATCGTTGGATCAGATGCCCGATTGAAGATGAAAGACATGGCGCTAATCCGCCGGCTGTGAGAAGTGCAACTTTTTGTATGGTCATTAGGTCACCTGATTATAGATTATAGTAGAGCAATCAATGGCTCATTCAGCCTTTGTAGCTTTTTCATGCGCAATGATGAACCATGCACTTCTAAATAATTCATAGTATGTGGAAATGTCTGCGGTTTTACCTATTCAAGGTGAGCAAGGAGCGCATCATTGACGGCTTCGACGACTTTTTCATGCGTTTCATTGCGTGATTCAACGGTTAAATCTGCCTTGGCGTAAAAGGGTTCGCGTTCTGCAAGCAGGGTGCGCATTGTTGCTTCTGGGTCGTCGGTTTTTAAAAGAGGGCGGTTATCTTTGCGGCTTACGCGTTCCATTAATGTATCAAAGTCGGCTTTCAACCAAATCGAGGTCGCTTTTTCTTTAATAAGTGTACGGGTTTCATCATTCATGAAAGCCCCGCCGCCGGTTGATAATACCGTAGAGCCTTCACTCATTAAACGTGCAATGACTTTGCGTTCGCCCTCACGGAAATAAACTTCGCCGTAAGATTCAAAAATATCAGCAACAGACATGCCTGCGGCTTCTTCAATAGCTGAATCAGCATCAATAAAGGGTAATTCTAGATTGGATGCCAAGCGCTTGCCGATCGCTGACTTGCCAGAACCCATCATACCGACAAACACAATGTTACGCCCATTAAGCGCGCTGCGCACACGATAAGCGTCATTTGGATCAATACACTTTTTCATCGATATTTCTTGTTTCGCCCCCTGATTTCAGTCGCGACCCTAGAATAGGCGCCGCATGAGAGCAAGGCCCAACGAGAAGAGAGCGCAAACACAGAACAACATTGTTTTTTCTATCTATGGAATTTATAATATAGTGCAGACATGTTCTTGTATTTGTAATAAATATAGGATCGTGCAATGAAGTGCGCGATTGAGTGCCATTTGGCTTTGAATTCAATTTCAACCATGATCAAGAGATTATGCCTAGTCTTTTTAAGTTCCTTTTTACTATTCTTTTGCTGGCTGGGATTGGCTATGCCAGCATGATTGCTCTTGCTTATTTGGTTGAGCCGAATGAACGAAATATGACAATTTCTGTTCCTGCTAAACGGATTAATCCGTGACGGACAGCAGCCGAGTGGAATTATTCCTCGAAATGCTCAGCGCTGAACGAGGTGCTGCACAAAATACTCTTGAAAGTTATGCTCGCGATTTAAGCTCCTATAGCGGCTTTTTAAAAGCGAGACGCACGATCATGGATAAAGCAGGAAGCGAGGATATTCGCGCTTATCTTGCTTCTTGTTCTGATGAAGGGTTAGCGGCTTCTTCGGTTGCGCGGCGGTTGTCTGCGATTAGACAATTGCATAAATTTCTTTTCGCAGAAGGATTGCGAAAAGATGATCCGACCGGACCAATAGATGCCCCTAAACAAGGGCGCCCTCTGCCTAAAATTTTATCGGAAGAAGAGGTGACAGCGCTTATTGAGGGTGCACAATCTCTTGCTGCACAATCAAAGGGCAGTGACGCAGAAAAATTGCGCCAAGCGCGGCTTTATACAATGTTAGAGGTGATTTATGCGACTGGGTTGCGGGTGAGTGAACTCGTTAGCCTACCAGCGCGTGCGGTTGGGCGAGAGCATCGGTTTTTATCTGTTGTTGGCAAAGGCTCAAAAGAGCGCATGGTACCTCTAACCGATAGTGCGCGTGATGCAATGGGGCATTATTTGGAGCGCGTACAGATGTATCGTAAAGCGCCGTCAAAATGGCTGTTTCCATCATCTGGTAAAAGTGGCCATTTCACCCGTCAGGCTTTTGGTCGTGACTTGAAAGATCTTGCAATCGGCATTGGCATTGAGCCATCGAAAGTATCGCCTCATGTGATGCGTCATGCCTTTGCAAGCCACCTTTTGCATCACGGAGCAGATTTGCGAGCGGTTCAGCAGCTGCTAGGCCACGCTGATATTTCAACAACGCAAATTTATACGCATGTTCTTGATGAGCGCCTGCGGGCTTTGGTTGAGGGCCATCACCCCTTGAGTGATTCATCCCTTTAGAGGCTGGCTATTGTTGTGTCGCGCACCACCGTTAATTGCGCTGGCGTGGTGCCCGCTTTCGCCATCACACGCATGCCAAGATAAATCGAGAGAATATATTCAGCTATCCCGTCTCGCTTTTGCTCTTCGACGTTGTGTTCCAGTACGACAGATAAGGCCGACTTAACTTTGCCCAATGCCTCCATTACCGTTGCTTCGACTTCTTTGTCATAGGGCGCGAGATCAACGGCAGCATTGCACAGAAAACACCCGCGACGGTCTTGTCGTTTTTGAACGGCATCAATGGCGACATTGAAAAAATCCATCAAACATGCACGCCATTGTGACGGGTCATTTTCGTATTTTTGTAAGATTAGGGCGCCAAGCGCCTCAACTTCGCGCATGATATAATTTTCAAGCGCCTTTATGTAGAGAGATTTTTTATTGCCGAAAGCGGCATAAATACTGCCTTTGCCAAGCCCTGTGGCTTTGGTCAAATCGGCATAAGAAGTTCCATCATACCCTTTTTCCCAGAAAATACCCTCAACAGCGCTTACAGCAGCCAATGCATCAAATTCTCTCGTCCTTGCCATCGCTGTTTCCTCTTCACATTTATGTGATTATATAATTCTTGACCAAACGTTCCATTATTGCTCTACATGACCTGTTCTTGACCTATTGTTCAAGAATATACAATTCACATTTACGCTATCAAAAATAGCGAGTAGGAGAAAATTATGTTTAAGAAACTTATCGTAGCAATCGCTTTGATCATTGGTGTCAGCGCAGTTTCAATTGGTGCATCCACCGAACCTGCCCTCGCAAAAAAGGCAACGTCAGCGGAACAGTCCGGCACATTTGAAGGCCGCAGCGATCATATAACAACGGGTGGCGTTTCTGTTGTGAAGCTGAATACTGGTTATGTTGTAATCTTAGAAAAAGACTTTAGTCTTGATGGTGCACCAGCACCAACAATAGGCTTTGGTAAAGATGGCGCCTATGACAAGGCAGCAGAATTTTCTAAATTGGCATCAAAAGATGGTCTACAAGTCTATGCTGTGCCTGCAAACATTAATCCGGCCGACTTCAACGAATTTTATATTTGGTGCTCACAATTCGACGTCCCACTTGGCGTTGCAGCTCTTAAATAAAATATAACTTTGATGGCAGGGCATTTCCTGCCATCAATCCATCATATTCAAAAGGATACTAAAAATGACCACAGAAATTTATTGGCTTATTCTGACGACATTAATGACAGCGATTTTCTGGCTTCCTTATGTTTTGAACCGTATCGTTGTGCGCGGTTTATTACGAGCAATGGGCAATCCATTAGCGACAGATAAGCCGCATTCGCCTTGGGCTGAAAGAGCCTTGGCTGCTCACACAAATGCTGTTGAAAATTTGGTTATATTTGCAGCCCTTATACTGGCAGGACATGCTGTCGGTGTTTCAAATGCTGTGACAGAGGGTGCTGCAGTGATTTATTTCTTAGCGCGTCTTGCTCATTTTGTGGTCTATGTTTTTGGTATTCCTGGTGCACGCACACTCACATTTGCTGTAAGCTGGATGTGTCAGATAGCTATTGGCCTTTCTATTTTAGGCTTGCTTTAAGCACATTAAAAACCCTTAGAACAAAGAGGTGTGAGGATTACTCGCACCTCTTTGCATATGGATTATGATTTTTATTTACATTCTGTATTTTCTTGACACAAAGTCTTGCTACTGAAATGACACAGCACATTACAGCGCTTGAACGAAAAGCGTCTTTTGTTTAAGAGAATGCAATGATGAAATATCTCGAATTTGAAAAACCTGTCGCAGACCTTGCTGGTAAAGTACAAGAACTGCTTGCCCTTGGTGATGATGGCGATGCTGTTGGCATCAAAGATGAGATCGCAAGACTTGAAGCAAAAGCAGATCAGGCGCTCGCTGATATCTATGGAAAGCTTACACCGTGGCAAAAGACTCTAGTCGCGCGGCACCCTGATAGGCCACATTTCTCTCATTATGCAGCTGGCTTAATCGAAGATTTTATGCCTCTTTCTGGCGACAGGAAATTCGGTGATGATGAAGCTATTATTGCAGGGATTGGCCGTTTCCGTGGCCAGTCTGTAGCTGTTATGGGCCATGAGCGTGGCCACGATACAGAAACCCGTATTCGCCATAACTTTGGCTCCGCCCGTCCTGAAGGCTACCGCAAGGCAGTTCGGATTATGGAAATGGCTGACCGGTTTTCTTTACCTGTTATCTCTCTCGTTGATACGGCGGGTGCTTACCCTGGTGTGGGCGCAGAGGAACGTGGCCAAGCAGAAGCGATTGCTCGCTCAACAGATGCTTGCCTTTCACTTGGTGTTCCCAATATAGCCGTGATCGTTGGAGAAGGTGGATCTGGTGGTGCGATTGCTATTGCCACATGCAACTGCGTTATGATGCTTGAAAATTCCATTTATAGTGTGATTTCCCCAGAAGGAGCGGCTTCTATTTTATGGCGCGATTCTGCACGCGCAAAAGATGCCGCAAGCACAATGAAAATCACGTCGGAGGATCTTTCCTCTCTTGGTGTTATTGATTCCGTCATTTCTGAACCAATTGGGGGCGCCCACCGCGAGCCAACCCAGACGATCCATCAAGTTGGTAATGCGATTGAGGCGTCTTTAAAAGAACTCTCAGGTCTTTCCCCTGATGAGCTGCGTCAGCATCGTCGTGATCGGTTCCTTGATATAGGTAAAAACCTCTAACGATTTCAGTTTCAAAATGGCTGTCGCTTGGATAGGCTGCATCCCACAAGTTGGGGAGCAGTTGAATGTTTGAAAATAGCCAAGACGAACATCATGAAATTCGCATGCAAGTTGCAAAACTTTGCCAAAAATTTTCAGGTGATTACTGGAGGAAACTGGACAGTGAACGCGCTTATCCGCAGGAATTTGTACAGGCCCTGACCAGTGCTGGTTACTTGTCGGCTTTAATACCTGAAGAATATGGCGGTGCTGGACTTCCCTTAAGTGGGGCTGCGGCAATTTTGGAAGAAATTCAGCTGCAAGGCGCTAATGGTGCAGCATGCCATGCTCAAATGTACATCATGGGCGCTCTGCTTCGTCATGGCAGTAAGGAACAAAAGCAACGGTATCTTCCAGATATTGCTAGCGGCAAAAAGCGCTTGCAGGCCTTTGGTGTCACTGAGCCAACAAGCGGCACTGATACTACGTCGATCAAAACTTTTGCGCGTAGAGAGGGTGATAATTATATCATCAGTGGTCAGAAAATATGGACCAGCCGCGCGGAATATTCTGACCTGATGTTGCTGCTTGCCCGCACCACGGCGAAAGACCAGACAGTGAAACGCTCTGATGGGCTTTCAGTCTTTATAGTCGATATGAATGAAGCCAAAAATAACGGGATGACCATTCGCCCTATCCGTACAATGATGAATCACGCCACCACCGAAGTTTTCTTTGATGAGGTGAAAGTACCGGTTGAAAATCTTGTCGGTGTCGAGGGCAAAGGTTTTAGGTATATTTTATCTGGTATGAACGCTGAACGAATTTTAATCGCGGCGGAATGCGTCGGAGATGCAAAGTGGTTTATTGAAAAAGCGACGGATTATGCAAATGAACGCAAGGTTTTTGATCGCCCTATCGGACAGAATCAAGGCATCCAGTTTCCTATTGCAAAAGCTTATGCGGCGCTGCGGGCAGCAGAATTAATGGTTCATAAGGCCGCCAAATTGTTTGAAGCTGGTGAGGATTGCGGTGAAGAATCCAATATAGCAAAAATGCTGGCAGCAGATGCTGCCTGGGAGGCGGCGAATGTGTGCGTACAAACCCATGGCGGCTTTGGGTTTGCTGAAGAATATGATATCGAGCGAAAATTTCGAGAAACGCGGCTTTATCAAGTAGCTCCTATTTCAACAAATTTGATTTTATCCTATCTGTCGGAACATGTTTTGGGCCTGCCAAGATCATATTAGGTCAAGGCTGAGAGGGAGCTGAAAATGGATATTGAATATCTCAAAAGCTGGATAGGGCGCAAAGAGACAGCGCTTGATCTTATCACTGAGGGTTTGCTCGATCGCTTCAACAAAACGCTTTTGCGGGATGAGGTAATAAGTGGTGCACCGACAGCAGGTATTCATTGGTGCTTATCCCCACCCACGGTTTCTATCAGTGACGTTGGAGAAGATGGGCACCCCAAAAGAGGGGGGTTTCTGCCGCCTGTTCCCTTGGCTTATCGCATGTGGGCATCAGGAAAAATTAATTTTCAAAAACCGCTCCCTCTTAATCAACCCGTCAGCCGTTGTTCTGAAATTCTCGATGTTAAATTGAAAGACGGGACTGCAGGCCCGTTGATCTTTGTTGATGTTGGGCATCAATTCACCTCGGGTGAAGAGGAATATTTATACGAGACGCAAACACTCGTTTATAAGGATAGCAGTGGTGCTGGCACACCAACCATGCTCGCAGAGCCTGAGATATTGAGCGAGCGAACCCTCTATCCAGATTCGGTGTTGTTGTTTCGCTATTCAGCTCTCACGTTCAACGGACACCGTATTCATTATGATTATCCTTATGCGACGAATGATGAGGGCTATCCTGACCTTGTTGTTCATGGCCCGATGATTGCGACTTTTTTGATGCATTTTGCAATTGAGTGTGAACCAGGGCGCAGGCTTTTGAGCTTTCAATTTCGTGGGGCAAGTCCTGCTTTTAGTGGGCGTCCCTTGCGATTGATTGCCAGTAAAGCGGATCATGGTTTATCGCTTGAGGCGCGAGGGGAGGAGGGGCGATTGATTATGAGGGCCACGGCGGTTTTTTCTGATGACGCATGACATATCGATAACCGAATCCATCATTCAGTTGACTAATATGAAACATATTCCCGTTGAAAGCATCGCCGTCATGCGCTTGTCTATGCTTGATTGGTTAGGTGTTGCGTTAGCGGGTAAGGATGAGCCTGTGAGCCGGAATATTAGAAAATTTGCACTTAGTGAAGCAGGTGCTTCGCAAGCAAGTTTGATAGGTACGCGCCATAAACTTCCCGCTCGCGCTGCCGCCCTTGTGAATGGCACTACTTCGCACGCGCTTGATTATGATGACACGCATTTTGCCCATATTGGACACCCGAGCGTTGCCATACTACCCGCTGCCTTCGCTATTGCAGAAATGATCGGAGCAAGTAGACAATCAACTCTTGAGGCCGCATTGGTTGGCTGTGAAGCCAGTTGCCGTATTGGGATGTGGCTTGGGCGTGATCATTATCAACATGGGTTTCATCAAACGGCGAGTGCTGGTACTTTTGGAGCCACAATCGCGGCATCAAGGTTGCTTGGCTTATCACATGCGACAATACAACATGCGCTGGGCCTTGCTAGCACCCGCGCGTCAGGTTTGAAATCCCAATTTGGCACCATGGGCAAACCCTTCCATGCGGGCATGGCAGCATCAAACGGAGTTGAAGCTGCACTTCTGGCTAAGGGTGGATTTATATCTCAAGTTGATGGATTGGAAGGGCCGCAAGGTTTTGGTCCAACCCATGCTGGTGAAAATAAATCCTTCGATGAGCCGCGAAATAGTTTTGTGTTCGATTCTATTCAACATAAATTTCATGCCTGCTGTCATGGCACGCACGCGACATTGGAAGCACTTGATGCGCTCGCTGCTCAACATACTATCGACTTAAACAAAATCGCGAACATCGAAATCACCGTACATTCTCGCTGGCTGACGGTCTGCGATATTAAAAAGCCGACAACAGGACTGGAAGCTAAGTTTAGTTATTGCGTTACGGCGGCCGCGAAACTTGCTGGTTACAACACGGGTGCTTTGGACACATTTTCAGATGAGCTGTGCTCGATGCCTGAGATTTTAAAAATTGCTGAAAAAGTGATGGTTAAGACGGATGATACCCTACCGGAGACAGCGGCGGGCGTATCTATCCAACTGAATTCAGGCGAAAACCTGCGGCGAGATCATGATCTCGATCAGCTGTTAGATTATAAAGTGCGTGAAGAAAAAATTATGAACAAGGTGGGTGCTCTCATAGGGTTTGAGAAAATGCAGCGAATTTGGGAGCTGCTTAATAGACCTGCATCATATGATCACCCGTTTAACTTGGAAATTTTACTAGGCGCGTAACCGAGCAACGCTTTTAACCGCGTTTATCGTCAGGGCGGCACCTACGGTTATAGAATTAATAGGTGGTCGCCTATTTTGATGGATAGCCTTTGGGATTGATTCATTTGAACGGTCATTGTTTGAACGAGATTGATGCAAAAGGCGTCAAATTAATAACCTCGAAACATCAAATCGATCACAAAAAGGTCACTTAGGCCTCAAAATAGAGATTATTTTGCAACAACTGCAAATCATTACGCATTTTTTCCTGATCTTTTAATTGTATGTAAACTAACAAATAGCTATCACATGGTTAATGAATGCTTGCACCTGAAAGTTGTATTTTCTGATTCGGCGGCAAGAGAAGATTGAATTTGTAAGATCGAAATGATCTATTTTTAATATCAAGATCGTTGTGATCTTGGAAGATGGGCTTGGGATATATGTCAAATACTAAGAAAATTAGCCTACTATCACGCCGTGCTTTTGCTGGTGGTAGTTTAGCATCAGTAGCCGTTTTAGCTGGCTGCCAAACGACGAATTTAACAGCTCAAGGACCGGCAGTAGTCGGTTCAAAGAGATATCATGCGCTTGCATATGCGGCAAAACCAGATGAAAAATTCCCGTTACCACTGATTGATACGGGGAAAATAGATCCGAAGTTACTGCGTCAGCGCGTCGATTATAAGACGAAGGAAAAACCTGGAACTGTTGTTGTGGAGCCGCATAACCACTACCTTTATCTCGTGGAAGCCAATGGAAAAGCGTTGCGTTATGGCGTTGGTGTTGGCCGCGCAGGGTTTGGATGGTCAGGACGTGCACGCATAGGTTTTAAACGTGAATGGCCAACTTGGACACCGCCTGCTGCGATGATCCGCCGTGAGCCTCAGTTGAAAAAATGGGCTAAAGGCATGCCGCCAAGCTTAACAAATCCACTTGGTGCGCGGGCGCTCTATATCTACCAAGGTGGTCGCGACACATTGTATCGCATCCATGGTACAAACAGCCCAAGCAGCATCGGCAAATCACTTTCAAGCGGCTGTATCCGACTATGGAATCAGGACATTGTTGACCTTTACAAGCGTGTTAATGTTGGAGCACGTCTCGTTGTGATTGGTTGATCTCATACGATATTAAAATTAAAAACCACCGGACAGAATACTATCCGGTGGTTTTTTTATGGGGAAACGACTCTTGTCACTCTTAAAAGAGTTTGAATCGTTTTCGGGTAGGTTCGGCTTCTTTGGTGCCGGGATCATCAATTGCGCCTTGAGTGATGGGGTCGTCTCCAACGTCTTTTACATTATCTGAGGCGGATTGATCATCAGCAATAACCTCGACTTTTGGAGCGTCTTCATTGGCTGATTTAGATGCCACATCCGTTTCATTCTCGTCACTTACAACTTCACTGTCGGCAGGTGAGGGGTCATCACTCTCAGCCAAATCATCTGTTTGCTCGCTTAGAATTGTTACATTGTCTTCATTGATGGTCGTGGCAAGCGTCGCAGCACTTTCGGCAATAGTAACGACAGGCAATTCACGCGGTCCTTCCGGTATTTCTTCCAATAGTAAATCGCGATCTTCACCAAGATTTTCAACGGGCACGCGCCACTCGTAAGCATCTAGCTCGCCAGAAATAGGTGAAATTGGCGCCCATTCATCTGCTATATATCCATCGGCTGTCCATACAGCATCGCGCTGTGCGTGTACGGCACGAGACAACCATTCGCGCACACGGCCCCGATCTCCATATTGGCCCTCTTCCACTTCGGACATCATCAGGCAAACACGTTCTGTTGGTGCAGAGTTCAATAAACTTGCAAGGGTCAGCCTTGCGCCATCCCAATCTTGCACGTCCATTTTTGCGCGGGCAACACCCATCAATCCTTCTGCATGGTTAGGTCGTAGATTGCTCAAGGTTTCGGCTCGTTTGAGACGATCTATCCCTGAATCTCCTGAACGAACATGCGTATAAGCGTCCATTAATTCTGGATGCGGTGTTAACTTCCAACATGTTTCCACCACCTTTGTCGCTTTGCGTAATTCGCTTAATCTGGCTAGAACCCGCGACGCGGTTGCAGCCGCTGGCACGAAGTCTGGAGCGAGACGATGCGCTTCCAAGGCTTGTGATTTGGCTTTTTGTGGATTGCTTGTTTCAAGCTGAAGTGCTGAGGCTGTAAGTAAAACCGCGCGAAGACGTTTTGCTTCTTTCTTGTCATATAATTTTGCGTCTGCATTTTGATCGAGGGTTATCAACGCACCGTCCCAATCACCATCGGCAGCCTGCATTGATAGAAGCGCTTTACCCGACCATTCAAGACCTGGTTGTTCGGTAACGGCTTGCTCGACTAGAAGGCGAGCAGCTTCTTTCTGACCTGTTGTTTCGGCTTCCATATAAAGCCCTCGCAGACCGAGAACCTTGGTTTCAGGTTTGGCCAGCATCGTCTCAAAAGCTTGTCGTGCGACATCTTGTTTGCCATCCATTTGTGCGGTCTGAGCTGTTAATAGCCCCGCGACCGGTTCTTCTGGCAAGTATTTATTGGATTGTTTAGCGGCGCGTCTCGCGGCAGAGATGTCACCTGCCCCAACGGCAATGACGCCATCAGCGATTGCTCGCCATCCTTTTTC
This window of the Hyphomicrobiales bacterium genome carries:
- a CDS encoding L,D-transpeptidase, coding for MSNTKKISLLSRRAFAGGSLASVAVLAGCQTTNLTAQGPAVVGSKRYHALAYAAKPDEKFPLPLIDTGKIDPKLLRQRVDYKTKEKPGTVVVEPHNHYLYLVEANGKALRYGVGVGRAGFGWSGRARIGFKREWPTWTPPAAMIRREPQLKKWAKGMPPSLTNPLGARALYIYQGGRDTLYRIHGTNSPSSIGKSLSSGCIRLWNQDIVDLYKRVNVGARLVVIG
- a CDS encoding site-specific tyrosine recombinase XerD: MTDSSRVELFLEMLSAERGAAQNTLESYARDLSSYSGFLKARRTIMDKAGSEDIRAYLASCSDEGLAASSVARRLSAIRQLHKFLFAEGLRKDDPTGPIDAPKQGRPLPKILSEEEVTALIEGAQSLAAQSKGSDAEKLRQARLYTMLEVIYATGLRVSELVSLPARAVGREHRFLSVVGKGSKERMVPLTDSARDAMGHYLERVQMYRKAPSKWLFPSSGKSGHFTRQAFGRDLKDLAIGIGIEPSKVSPHVMRHAFASHLLHHGADLRAVQQLLGHADISTTQIYTHVLDERLRALVEGHHPLSDSSL
- a CDS encoding MmgE/PrpD family protein encodes the protein MTHDISITESIIQLTNMKHIPVESIAVMRLSMLDWLGVALAGKDEPVSRNIRKFALSEAGASQASLIGTRHKLPARAAALVNGTTSHALDYDDTHFAHIGHPSVAILPAAFAIAEMIGASRQSTLEAALVGCEASCRIGMWLGRDHYQHGFHQTASAGTFGATIAASRLLGLSHATIQHALGLASTRASGLKSQFGTMGKPFHAGMAASNGVEAALLAKGGFISQVDGLEGPQGFGPTHAGENKSFDEPRNSFVFDSIQHKFHACCHGTHATLEALDALAAQHTIDLNKIANIEITVHSRWLTVCDIKKPTTGLEAKFSYCVTAAAKLAGYNTGALDTFSDELCSMPEILKIAEKVMVKTDDTLPETAAGVSIQLNSGENLRRDHDLDQLLDYKVREEKIMNKVGALIGFEKMQRIWELLNRPASYDHPFNLEILLGA
- a CDS encoding histidine kinase, whose protein sequence is MPSLFKFLFTILLLAGIGYASMIALAYLVEPNERNMTISVPAKRINP
- a CDS encoding acetyl-CoA carboxylase carboxyltransferase subunit alpha — translated: MMKYLEFEKPVADLAGKVQELLALGDDGDAVGIKDEIARLEAKADQALADIYGKLTPWQKTLVARHPDRPHFSHYAAGLIEDFMPLSGDRKFGDDEAIIAGIGRFRGQSVAVMGHERGHDTETRIRHNFGSARPEGYRKAVRIMEMADRFSLPVISLVDTAGAYPGVGAEERGQAEAIARSTDACLSLGVPNIAVIVGEGGSGGAIAIATCNCVMMLENSIYSVISPEGAASILWRDSARAKDAASTMKITSEDLSSLGVIDSVISEPIGGAHREPTQTIHQVGNAIEASLKELSGLSPDELRQHRRDRFLDIGKNL
- a CDS encoding acyl-CoA dehydrogenase family protein, with amino-acid sequence MFENSQDEHHEIRMQVAKLCQKFSGDYWRKLDSERAYPQEFVQALTSAGYLSALIPEEYGGAGLPLSGAAAILEEIQLQGANGAACHAQMYIMGALLRHGSKEQKQRYLPDIASGKKRLQAFGVTEPTSGTDTTSIKTFARREGDNYIISGQKIWTSRAEYSDLMLLLARTTAKDQTVKRSDGLSVFIVDMNEAKNNGMTIRPIRTMMNHATTEVFFDEVKVPVENLVGVEGKGFRYILSGMNAERILIAAECVGDAKWFIEKATDYANERKVFDRPIGQNQGIQFPIAKAYAALRAAELMVHKAAKLFEAGEDCGEESNIAKMLAADAAWEAANVCVQTHGGFGFAEEYDIERKFRETRLYQVAPISTNLILSYLSEHVLGLPRSY
- a CDS encoding MAPEG family protein codes for the protein MTTEIYWLILTTLMTAIFWLPYVLNRIVVRGLLRAMGNPLATDKPHSPWAERALAAHTNAVENLVIFAALILAGHAVGVSNAVTEGAAVIYFLARLAHFVVYVFGIPGARTLTFAVSWMCQIAIGLSILGLL
- a CDS encoding DM13 domain-containing protein, translating into MFKKLIVAIALIIGVSAVSIGASTEPALAKKATSAEQSGTFEGRSDHITTGGVSVVKLNTGYVVILEKDFSLDGAPAPTIGFGKDGAYDKAAEFSKLASKDGLQVYAVPANINPADFNEFYIWCSQFDVPLGVAALK
- a CDS encoding pyrophosphate--fructose-6-phosphate 1-phosphotransferase — protein: MTIQKVALLTAGGLAPCLSSSIGHLIQRYTEVSPQTEIICYFDGYKGLLLGDSVAVSAEIRANAKVLFEHGGSPIGNSRVKLTNVKDCEERGLVKAGENPLEVAAKQLVKDGVEVLHTIGGDDTNMAAASLADYLAKNDYALHVVGLPKTIDNDVIPIKQSLGAWTAAEEGARYFTNVVAEHGANPRMLIIHEVMGRHCGWLTAYAAKVYQDDLKKLNFLPQIGLSKERRSVHAVFVPEMEIDIAAEAARLKQVMDDVGNVNIFISEGAGTETIVKEMEAAGEEVPRDAFGHVKLDVVNPGAWFGKQFANMLGAEKVLTQKSGYYSRAAPSNEVDLKLIKACCEKAVECAMAGISGVIGEDEDQNDELRAIEFARIAGGKPFEIDVAWFDDLLADIGQPKLNKVKTAH
- a CDS encoding heme biosynthesis HemY N-terminal domain-containing protein: MFGLIIFLIIVFLMAAGFAWLADQPGSLLILKFGGLEFAEENLAVIAAIAFAILLAIIFIWIIITMVWKTPGNIGSFFKNRRREKGWRAIADGVIAVGAGDISAARRAAKQSNKYLPEEPVAGLLTAQTAQMDGKQDVARQAFETMLAKPETKVLGLRGLYMEAETTGQKEAARLLVEQAVTEQPGLEWSGKALLSMQAADGDWDGALITLDQNADAKLYDKKEAKRLRAVLLTASALQLETSNPQKAKSQALEAHRLAPDFVPAAATASRVLARLSELRKATKVVETCWKLTPHPELMDAYTHVRSGDSGIDRLKRAETLSNLRPNHAEGLMGVARAKMDVQDWDGARLTLASLLNSAPTERVCLMMSEVEEGQYGDRGRVREWLSRAVHAQRDAVWTADGYIADEWAPISPISGELDAYEWRVPVENLGEDRDLLLEEIPEGPRELPVVTIAESAATLATTINEDNVTILSEQTDDLAESDDPSPADSEVVSDENETDVASKSANEDAPKVEVIADDQSASDNVKDVGDDPITQGAIDDPGTKEAEPTRKRFKLF
- a CDS encoding shikimate kinase; this encodes MKKCIDPNDAYRVRSALNGRNIVFVGMMGSGKSAIGKRLASNLELPFIDADSAIEEAAGMSVADIFESYGEVYFREGERKVIARLMSEGSTVLSTGGGAFMNDETRTLIKEKATSIWLKADFDTLMERVSRKDNRPLLKTDDPEATMRTLLAEREPFYAKADLTVESRNETHEKVVEAVNDALLAHLE
- a CDS encoding TetR/AcrR family transcriptional regulator, whose translation is MARTREFDALAAVSAVEGIFWEKGYDGTSYADLTKATGLGKGSIYAAFGNKKSLYIKALENYIMREVEALGALILQKYENDPSQWRACLMDFFNVAIDAVQKRQDRRGCFLCNAAVDLAPYDKEVEATVMEALGKVKSALSVVLEHNVEEQKRDGIAEYILSIYLGMRVMAKAGTTPAQLTVVRDTTIASL